In Candidatus Nealsonbacteria bacterium CG07_land_8_20_14_0_80_39_13, a genomic segment contains:
- the mvk gene encoding mevalonate kinase has translation MKKKIRPIEEKAVKVEGQAQSPGSIFLFGEHAVVYGKPAIVASVGLWTKCRMSEAEKDIYIRSVGFGKAVLGKGEKKGNKDLFILLDLCQKLLDEYDLRGKGLNLEIGSEIPPESGLSSSTAVLSSVLGAFSKLFKLDIPKKNYYGELIEFQKIIHGGKASGSEIISSSLGGFNHISFADGKIQAKKINGLSLRAVIGDTGIRTKTSKTVAGHIPGMIKENPKLVEEVFNEIELVSKNGLKAIKNKNITEIGELMNENQKLLNSLGLSHPKIDLAVEKALGAGAYGAKLSGKGQGGIMFALTDEKNQKKVAQAIKSAGLKVIEAQIGIEA, from the coding sequence ATGAAGAAAAAAATACGGCCAATAGAAGAAAAGGCAGTAAAAGTTGAAGGCCAAGCTCAATCGCCGGGGAGCATTTTTCTTTTTGGCGAGCATGCTGTTGTTTATGGAAAGCCGGCAATAGTGGCTTCGGTCGGCTTATGGACGAAGTGCAGGATGAGCGAAGCGGAAAAAGATATTTATATACGCTCCGTCGGATTTGGAAAGGCTGTTTTGGGAAAAGGGGAAAAGAAAGGCAATAAGGATTTATTCATTCTTCTTGATTTGTGCCAAAAGCTTCTTGATGAGTATGATCTTCGGGGGAAAGGATTGAATCTGGAAATTGGATCGGAGATTCCGCCTGAAAGCGGTTTAAGTTCTTCCACGGCCGTCCTGTCTTCGGTTTTAGGCGCTTTTTCAAAATTATTTAAGCTGGATATTCCTAAAAAAAATTATTACGGCGAACTGATTGAATTTCAAAAAATCATTCACGGTGGCAAGGCCTCCGGTTCTGAAATCATCAGCAGTTCGCTTGGAGGATTTAATCACATTTCCTTTGCTGATGGAAAAATTCAAGCCAAAAAAATAAACGGATTATCTTTGCGCGCGGTTATCGGCGATACCGGCATCAGGACAAAAACCTCAAAGACCGTGGCAGGCCATATCCCCGGAATGATCAAGGAAAACCCAAAATTAGTGGAGGAGGTTTTTAATGAAATAGAGCTTGTTTCTAAAAACGGGCTTAAGGCGATTAAAAACAAAAATATCACCGAGATAGGCGAGCTTATGAATGAAAATCAGAAACTTTTAAATTCCTTGGGACTGTCTCATCCTAAAATTGATTTAGCTGTTGAGAAAGCGTTGGGGGCAGGAGCTTATGGCGCAAAGCTGTCGGGCAAGGGACAGGGAGGGATTATGTTTGCCTTAACTGACGAAAAGAATCAGAAAAAAGTTGCTCAAGCGATAAAAAGCGCCGGGTTAAAGGTGATTGAAGCCCAAATCGGCATTGAAGCTTAG
- the mvk gene encoding mevalonate kinase, giving the protein MVKASACGKLMLFGEHAVVYSRPCIVASVDQSMSVILKKRNDDKIILNAPEKNIENYSFPISESSKSHPKEVSFVLMAVSNFFDKYGVRSGLEIKTCSQFSDRFGLGSSSAVTVSAIKGLTELFGIKISKRDLFDLSYKTVIDIQKLGSGFDIASAVYGGVLYFFTGGRVIEPLKIKDLPLVIGYSGVKADTSTLIKKVAGKIKRNPLEINKIFNEIEKIVNLAGIEIEKRNWPKVGELMNLNQNLLKKLGVSTKELDNLIEAALKAGAYGAKLSGAGGGDCMIALADKRKQGQVKKAIEWAGGKVVEAKISTQGVVCIK; this is encoded by the coding sequence ATGGTAAAGGCTTCTGCTTGCGGAAAGTTGATGTTATTCGGCGAACATGCTGTTGTTTATAGTCGCCCGTGCATTGTCGCCTCCGTGGACCAAAGCATGAGCGTCATATTGAAGAAAAGAAATGACGATAAAATTATTTTAAACGCGCCGGAAAAAAATATTGAAAATTACTCTTTCCCGATAAGCGAGTCAAGCAAGTCGCATCCTAAAGAAGTGAGTTTTGTTTTGATGGCTGTTTCTAATTTTTTTGACAAGTATGGCGTAAGAAGTGGCTTGGAAATTAAAACCTGCAGCCAATTTTCCGACAGATTCGGACTGGGCAGTTCTTCAGCTGTTACAGTGAGCGCTATAAAAGGATTAACTGAATTGTTCGGAATAAAAATAAGCAAAAGAGATTTGTTTGATTTGTCTTATAAAACCGTTATAGATATACAAAAATTAGGTTCCGGCTTTGATATAGCTTCAGCTGTTTATGGCGGAGTTTTATATTTTTTTACCGGGGGGAGAGTTATTGAGCCCTTGAAAATAAAAGACCTGCCGCTTGTCATAGGATACAGCGGGGTTAAGGCGGATACTTCTACGTTGATTAAAAAGGTTGCCGGAAAAATCAAAAGAAATCCTTTGGAAATAAATAAAATTTTTAATGAAATTGAAAAGATAGTTAATCTGGCCGGAATTGAAATAGAAAAAAGAAATTGGCCTAAGGTCGGAGAATTAATGAATTTGAACCAGAATTTACTGAAAAAACTCGGGGTGAGCACAAAAGAACTGGATAATTTAATAGAGGCCGCCTTGAAAGCCGGAGCCTATGGGGCTAAATTATCAGGAGCGGGGGGAGGGGATTGTATGATTGCTTTAGCCGACAAGAGGAAACAAGGCCAAGTTAAAAAAGCGATTGAGTGGGCAGGGGGAAAAGTCGTGGAAGCTAAAATTTCAACTCAAGGGGTTGTTTGCATAAAATGA
- the mvaD gene encoding diphosphomevalonate decarboxylase: MKATASANANIALIKYWGKRNEELILPQNSSVSVTLEGLKTVTTVDFDKKYKKDNFTLNGKKISGEPFERIAGFLNIIRKMAGSGLKAKIFSKNFFPTATGLASSSAGGAALALASSKAIGLDLNKKELSLLARRNSGSASRSIEAGFVEWEKGEKEDGTDSFGKQVCDKDYWPEFRIIAGVLNEEEKKTKSRPGMKQSVQTCPFYKVWVENSEKQAKQIKKFILEKKFTKLGELAENNALMLHSVMFNTILPIVYFSGKTVEMIKAVRKWRASGLECYFTIDAGPQVKIICLEKDIPEIKRKLKGIKAIKKIYICKPGDGARLINKHLF; the protein is encoded by the coding sequence ATGAAAGCAACCGCTTCAGCAAACGCCAATATAGCTTTAATAAAATATTGGGGCAAGAGAAATGAAGAATTAATTCTTCCTCAAAACTCCAGTGTTTCCGTAACTCTTGAAGGATTAAAAACCGTGACAACGGTTGATTTTGATAAGAAATACAAAAAAGACAATTTTACTCTTAACGGAAAAAAAATATCCGGCGAGCCTTTTGAAAGGATTGCCGGGTTTTTAAACATAATAAGAAAAATGGCCGGGTCGGGATTGAAGGCGAAAATCTTTTCTAAGAATTTTTTTCCGACTGCCACCGGCTTAGCCAGTTCTTCCGCCGGAGGAGCGGCGCTGGCTTTAGCATCTTCAAAAGCCATCGGTTTGGATTTAAATAAAAAAGAGCTTTCTCTTTTGGCCAGGAGGAATTCCGGTTCAGCCTCGCGTTCCATTGAAGCCGGATTCGTTGAGTGGGAAAAAGGGGAGAAAGAGGACGGAACTGATTCTTTCGGAAAGCAGGTTTGCGACAAAGATTATTGGCCGGAATTCAGAATAATCGCCGGCGTGCTTAATGAGGAGGAGAAAAAAACGAAAAGTCGGCCGGGGATGAAGCAAAGCGTTCAAACCTGCCCATTCTATAAGGTATGGGTTGAAAACAGCGAGAAACAGGCCAAGCAGATCAAGAAATTCATTCTGGAAAAAAAATTTACAAAATTGGGAGAACTGGCGGAGAATAACGCCCTTATGCTTCATTCAGTTATGTTTAACACTATTCTTCCGATTGTATACTTCAGCGGGAAAACAGTAGAAATGATAAAGGCAGTCAGGAAATGGAGGGCATCCGGATTGGAATGCTATTTTACAATAGACGCCGGCCCGCAGGTAAAAATTATCTGTCTGGAAAAAGATATTCCTGAAATCAAAAGAAAGTTGAAAGGCATCAAGGCTATTAAGAAAATATATATTTGTAAGCCGGGCGATGGCGCAAGATTAATCAATAAGCATCTTTTTTAA
- the murC gene encoding UDP-N-acetylmuramate--L-alanine ligase: MKIHFIGISGIGVSALAKYYLQKGEQVTGSDLNRSEVASNLERLGAKIFYGQQKADNVASDIDLVVYTVAVPKDNPELLQAGKLKIKTQTYPEALGDLVKKHFTIAVCGMSGKSTTTSMTGIVLKKAGLSPNVIVGTRVKEFENSNCLVGKSNYLVIEACEYEASFLNYWPRILAILNIEEEHLDYYRDIRHIMDTFKEEASHLKKGDVLIFNKDDENTAKLIKENKKILKGVKLVPFSLKDKEAEGIKKILKVPGKHNISNALAALKIGRELKISDEKIYKALSQFKGTWRRFEIIKKEPFILISDYAHHPTKLKALLEGAREKYPKKTIWAVFQSHQYDRTKKLFDKFIPAFEKADKIILTEIYYVAGREKKLNISSKDLVEAIKKKSPEKEVLFMEKKEDVPAFIRKNAKKGDVVLVIGAGDIINILKFF, from the coding sequence ATGAAAATACATTTTATCGGCATTTCGGGCATCGGCGTCAGCGCTTTGGCAAAATATTATCTTCAAAAAGGCGAGCAGGTAACCGGCTCTGATTTAAACAGGTCGGAAGTAGCAAGTAATCTGGAGAGGCTGGGAGCGAAGATTTTTTATGGCCAGCAGAAAGCCGATAATGTTGCCTCGGACATTGATTTAGTTGTCTACACTGTTGCTGTTCCTAAAGATAATCCGGAATTGCTGCAAGCCGGGAAATTGAAAATAAAAACTCAAACTTACCCCGAGGCGCTGGGCGACTTGGTTAAAAAACACTTCACCATCGCTGTTTGTGGAATGAGCGGAAAAAGCACCACAACCTCCATGACCGGCATCGTTCTGAAGAAGGCCGGCCTTTCTCCCAACGTCATTGTCGGAACAAGGGTTAAAGAATTTGAAAACAGCAATTGTCTTGTCGGCAAAAGCAATTATTTGGTGATTGAGGCCTGCGAATACGAAGCTTCATTTTTAAATTATTGGCCGAGGATTTTGGCGATTTTAAATATTGAGGAAGAGCATCTGGATTACTATAGGGACATCAGGCACATTATGGATACCTTCAAGGAGGAGGCTTCTCACTTGAAAAAGGGAGATGTTTTAATCTTTAACAAGGACGACGAAAATACGGCAAAACTCATAAAAGAAAATAAGAAAATACTGAAAGGGGTAAAACTCGTTCCCTTTTCGTTAAAAGACAAGGAAGCGGAAGGGATAAAGAAAATTTTAAAAGTGCCGGGCAAGCATAATATTTCCAACGCTTTGGCGGCTTTAAAAATCGGAAGAGAATTAAAGATTTCTGATGAAAAAATTTATAAAGCGCTTTCCCAATTTAAGGGGACTTGGCGGAGGTTTGAGATTATTAAGAAAGAGCCGTTTATTTTAATCAGCGATTACGCTCATCACCCGACAAAATTAAAAGCGCTGTTGGAGGGAGCGCGGGAGAAATATCCCAAAAAGACGATTTGGGCTGTTTTCCAGTCGCATCAGTACGACAGGACAAAGAAGCTTTTTGATAAATTTATTCCGGCTTTTGAAAAGGCTGATAAAATAATTTTGACTGAAATTTATTATGTTGCCGGCCGGGAGAAAAAATTAAATATCTCCTCAAAGGATTTGGTTGAGGCGATTAAAAAGAAAAGTCCGGAAAAGGAAGTTTTGTTTATGGAGAAAAAGGAGGATGTTCCCGCCTTCATCAGGAAGAATGCCAAGAAAGGCGACGTTGTTTTGGTCATCGGCGCCGGCGACATTATCAACATCCTCAAATTTTTTTGA